A genomic window from Chanodichthys erythropterus isolate Z2021 chromosome 1, ASM2448905v1, whole genome shotgun sequence includes:
- the pcgf1 gene encoding polycomb group RING finger protein 1 encodes MAEQGPMAIAMRLRNQLQNVYKLDPLRNEEEVKIKIKDLNEHIVCYLCAGYFIDATTITECLHTFCKSCIVKYLQTSKYCPMCNIKIHETQPLLNLKLDRVMQDIVYKLVPGLQESEDKRIKEFYQSRGLERIIQPSGEDSVPDNTGLPYTSFDHSKAHFYRYDEQVSLCLERQSSFSGKDKNKLTLQQKFVRCSVRAEVRHLRKVLCHRLNVEKHQVQMLFNNESLPDHMTMKRLWLSHWFGKAQPLVLHYAIKDKRTR; translated from the exons ATGGCGGAACAAGGTCCGATGGCGATAGCTATGCGGCTAAGAAATCAGCTGCAGAACGTCTACAAGCTCGACCCTTTAAGGAACGAG GAAGAAgttaaaataaagataaaggACCTGAATGAACACATCGTATGCTACCTCTGTGCAGGATACTTTATCGACGCAACCACCATCACAGAATGTCTCCATACGT TCTGTAAGAGTTGCATTGTGAAGTATCTCCAGACCAGCAAATATTGTCCAATGTGTAACATAAAAATTCACGAAACGCAGCCTCTGCTGAATCTAAAGCTGGACAGAGTCATGCAAGACATTGTCTACAAACTAGTCCCGGGTCTACAAGAGA GCGAAGACAAGCGAATTAAAGAATTCTATCAGTCACGGGGTCTTGAACGCATCATACAGCCATCTGGAGAAG ATTCAGTTCCAGATAACACAGGATTACCTTACACAAGCTTCGACCACTCCAAAGCTCACTTTTACAGATACGATGAGCAGGTCTCTCTATGTCTGGAAAGGCAGAG cTCATTTTCTGGGAaggacaaaaataaattaactcTACAG CAGAAATTTGTACGTTGTTCGGTCAGGGCTGAAGTACGGCATCTGAGGAAAGTGTTATGTCATCGACTAAACGTGGAGAAACATCAG GTCCAGATGTTATTCAATAACGAATCTCTCCCAGATCACATGACCATGAAGCGTCTCTGGCTGTCTCACTGGTTTGGAAAG GCACAACCGCTGGTACTCCATTATGCTATAAAAGACAAACGGACGAGATAG
- the lbx2 gene encoding transcription factor LBX2 produces the protein MTSSSKDMKAGSVLQSSGEERRRGPLDQLPPPANSNKPLTPFSIEDILNKPSVKKSVGSLCPPRVLEKVTGSSATRNGISAPSSPLCALEELASKTFKGLEVSVIQAAEGREHLNAFGQRQASKKRRKSRTAFTNHQIYELEKRFLYQKYLSPADRDQIAQQLGLTNAQVITWFQNRRAKLKRDLEEMKADVESLKKIPPQALQKLVSMEDMEDPHGGSGPISPSLSPRAFPQSPSSSRGQTTDEFSEEDEEIEVDD, from the exons ATGACCTCCAGCTCTAAAGACATGAAGGCAGGATCCGTTTTGCAGTCCAGCGGCGAGGAGAGGCGGCGGGGTCCCTTGGACCAACTCCCACCTCCGGCCAACTCTAACAAGCCTCTCACCCCGTTCAGCATTGAGGATATCTTAAATAAACCGTCCGTCAAGAAGTCCGTCGGTAGTCTGTGCCCTCCGCGGGTGCTGGAGAAAGTGACCGGCTCGAGTGCGACTCGGAACGGTATCAGCGCTCCGTCCTCGCCGTTATGCGCTCTGGAGGAGCTGGCGAGCAAAACATTTAAGGGTCTGGAAGTCAGCGTTATACAAGCTGCAGAAG GTCGCGAACATCTCAACGCCTTCGGCCAAAGACAGGCTTCCAAAAAACGACGGAAGTCCCGCACAGCCTTCACAAACCACCAGATCTACGAGCTGGAAAAGCGCTTTTTGTACCAGAAATACCTGTCACCGGCCGACAGAGACCAGATCGCACAGCAGCTGGGTCTGACCAACGCACAGGTCATCACCTGGTTCCAGAACCGACGGGCCAAGCTCAAGAGAGATCTGGAGGAGATGAAGGCGGACGTGGAGTCTCTCAAGAAAATTCCGCCGCAGGCATTGCAGAAACTGGTGTCCATGGAGGACATGGAAGACCCTCACGGTGGCTCGGGGCCCATTTCTCCCAGTCTATCTCCGAGAGCCTTCCCACAGTCCCCTTCCTCATCCAGAGGCCAAACCACAGACGAGTTCTCAGAGGAGGACGAGGAAATCGAAGTGGACGATTAA